A single Phoenix dactylifera cultivar Barhee BC4 chromosome 1, palm_55x_up_171113_PBpolish2nd_filt_p, whole genome shotgun sequence DNA region contains:
- the LOC103718351 gene encoding tubulin-folding cofactor A-like, with the protein MATLRNLKIKAATCKRVLKELHSYEKEVEKEAAKTADMKEKCADPYDLKQQENVLAESRMMVPDCHKRLEAALADLKGILAELKESNQQGIEIEEADNIITEVEALFQTAED; encoded by the exons ATGGCTACCCTTAGAAATCTGAAAATCAAGGCAGCTACCTGCAAGCGCGTTCTTAAGGAGCTTCATTCTTACGAGAAAGAGGTTGAGAAAGAAGCTGCAAAAACTGCAGACATGAAGGAGAAATGTGCTGACCCTTATGATCTTAAGCAGCAG GAGAATGTGTTGGCAGAGTCAAGGATGATGGTTCCTGATTGCCACAAACGACTGGAAGCTGCACTTGCAGACTTAAAAGGAATATTG GCTGAGTTGAAGGAGTCGAACCAGCAAGGCATTGAAATTGAGGAAGCTGATAATATCATTACAGAAGTTGAGGCATTATTTCAAACAGCAGAGGATTAG